A genomic window from Lotus japonicus ecotype B-129 chromosome 1, LjGifu_v1.2 includes:
- the LOC130729593 gene encoding GDSL esterase/lipase At5g14450-like: protein MRPLEQLVSLILLSLFLSMQAEELKSSQTKPCDFSAIFNFGDSNSDTGCMSAAFYPATLPYGETFFHEAVGRYSDGRLIIDFIAKHLGFPYLSAYINSIGTSYRHGANFAAGSSTIMRQNKTYFENGTPFTLEVQTIQFNNFKTSTAKFFNQAKGNSYRRHFPRPEDLAKAIYTFDIGQNDIGAAISRVGMEDSHTAISDIVEVFTNQIRFIYWLGGRTFWIHNTGPIGCLPVDMPVHNAINNFTQAPGYVDQNGCVNYQNDMAKEFNTKLKIEVDKLRVQFRDASFMYVDMFSAKYELISNAKKEGFVEPSEICCGYYKDGHQVNCGKKEIINGKEIYAGPCEDPSKYISWDGVHYTEAANRWIANRILNGSFSDPPLPITHSCQITR, encoded by the exons ATGAGGCCCCTCGAACAGTTAGTTTCTCTAATCTTACTCTCACTTTTTCTGAGTATGCAAGCTGAGGAACTCAAATCCTCACAAACAAAGCCTTGTGATTTTTCCGCAATCTTCAACTTTGGTGACTCCAATTCAGATACTGGTTGCATGTCAGCTGCATTTTACCCTGCCACTCTGCCTTATGGTGAGACTTTCTTCCATGAAGCTGTTGGCAGATATTCTGATGGCCGTCTCATCATCGATTTCATTG CCAAGCACCTTGGTTTCCCATACTTGAGTGCATACATAAACTCAATCGGAACAAGTTATAGGCACGGTGCAAATTTTGCTGCAGGGTCATCAACCATTATGCGACAAAACAAAACCTATTTCGAAAACGGCACGCCGTTTACTCTTGAAGTTCAAACTATACAGTTTAACAACTTCAAGACAAGCACAGCAAAGTTCTTCAACCAAG CAAAAGGAAATTCCTACAGAAGACACTTTCCCAGGCCAGAGGACTTAGCCAAAGCTATCTACACATTTGATATTGGGCAAAATGACATCGGTGCTGCTATTAGCAGGGTGGGCATGGAAGATTCTCACACAGCAATCTCAGACATTGTGGAAgtttttacaaatcaaatccGA TTTATATATTGGCTAGGAGGAAGGACATTCTGGATACACAACACAGGCCCCATTGGTTGTCTTCCAGTGGACATGCCCGTGCACAATGCCATTAACAACTTTACTCAAGCACCTGGTTATGTTGATCAAAACGGCTGTGTGAACTATCAAAACGACATGGCCAAAGAGTTTAACACAAAGCTCAAGATTGAAGTGGACAAATTAAGGGTTCAGTTCCGTGATGCCTCGTTCATGTATGTTGACATGTTCTCCGCTAAGTATGAGCTCATCAGTAATGCCAAAAAAGAAG GATTTGTTGAGCCTTCTGAGATATGCTGTGGTTACTATAAAGATGGTCACCAAGTGAATTGtgggaagaaagaaataattaaTGGTAAAGAAATTTATGCTGGTCCTTGTGAGGATCCTTCCAAGTACATCAGTTGGGATGGCGTGCACTACACTGAAGCAGCAAATCGCTGGATTGCCAATCGAATACTCAATGGTTCTTTTTCAGATCCACCACTTCCCATCACACACTCATGTCAAATAACTCGTTAG